Within the Solibacillus silvestris genome, the region AAGAGCTGACGAAGCGCATTTATGAATATATAGAAGAAAATCCGATGTGGTAAATGACCCACACCGGATTTCTTTTTGTTTATTTAATAAGTTCCAACAAATTTTCTACACAATAATTAGGCAACTTGGCTTGTTTTTTTACAATCTCAGTAGGCGTAACACCCGTATTGACATGAATTGTATCACAACCGAAGTTTATCCCACACAAAATATCGGTATCATAGTTGTCCCCGACCATGACCATTTCACTCTTTTCAAAGTGATGCTCTTCAGCAATGATTTGCAGCATTACCGGTGATGGTTTCCCAACAAAGGTCGGTGTAACTCCGGATACATTTGCAACTAATTGAACAAATGATCCATTCCCGGGAGTAAAACCGGTTTCGTTCGGAAATTTAATATCGCCATTTGTTCCAATAAGCTGTGCGCCATTCTGGACATAGTCACATGCTTTTACAAGTTTCTCATACGAGATTTGACGGTCAATGCCCATTACAAGAACATCGCTTTGTTCATCGGTAATTTCTAACCCTTGCTCGATTAAAGCAGTACGAATGCCCAATTCACCGACTACATTCACTGTTTTATTATTACTTATTTTTGCAACATAGGCTGCCGTTGCAAGCGAACTTGAATAAATATGGTCAAGCGGTGCATCCACGCTAATATCTTGTAAAACTTGCTGCAGTCTTTCACGGGTTTTCGATGAATTGTTCGTTAAATAATACGGCTCAATTCCTTCGTTCTGCAGTAAATGAACAAATTTTACGGCAGAATCGATCGCTTCTTTCCCACGATAGATTGTCCCATCCAAATCAAAGCAATACGCTTTATATGGGAACATTATGCCTGATCCTCTGGTAAGAATGCTGAAACTGGTCCTAATTCATTCGTTAAGTAATCGTGAACTTTTGGTGAGAATTGCTTTAGTATATTTAAGTTTGCTGTTAATACATTTAAAATTTCTTCACTATCTACAGCGATAAATTCACGAACGATCATTTTGCGTAAGCCGACAACCGTTTTTAATGGTGCATCCATCTCTTCTGTAATCACTTTTTCATCAACGAAAATATCGATAATGTCTTCGTAACTTCCAGGGTCACGCATAATAAAACCGTCAATCACCAGGTTTCCTACATCCATCATCGCTTCCATTACATTATGGCCGATACGCTGTAATGCCAGCTTATGAATATCATCTGCCAACCAGTTTTCTGTCGATTCAAAGATCGCCAATAATTCGTCCAAGTGTGCTAAGTTGTTTGTAATTTTATTTCTATCTACGAAGTACATAGATAAAGCCTCCATTCAATCAATAAAAGTTGATAGTGTTTTCCTTTATATAGTACCATATTC harbors:
- a CDS encoding HAD family hydrolase produces the protein MFPYKAYCFDLDGTIYRGKEAIDSAVKFVHLLQNEGIEPYYLTNNSSKTRERLQQVLQDISVDAPLDHIYSSSLATAAYVAKISNNKTVNVVGELGIRTALIEQGLEITDEQSDVLVMGIDRQISYEKLVKACDYVQNGAQLIGTNGDIKFPNETGFTPGNGSFVQLVANVSGVTPTFVGKPSPVMLQIIAEEHHFEKSEMVMVGDNYDTDILCGINFGCDTIHVNTGVTPTEIVKKQAKLPNYCVENLLELIK